The sequence below is a genomic window from Lolium perenne isolate Kyuss_39 chromosome 7, Kyuss_2.0, whole genome shotgun sequence.
TGCGAAGAGCTTCCACTTATCCTTCTCTTATCTTAGGGTGGGACTGTGGGAGAGGGGAAGGCATGTGCACTCCTTTTCGTTTTTAAGGTTTTATTATTCAACCAGATTCAGTATTACGATGTTAAAAGAAATGTTTCACAAGTGAGATTGAATTGTATTGTGCACGCTCCTTGTAGGATTTATTAATTTTGATAATCATTATTGTGATGTAGGGGGCAACTCTAATCCTTTCTATCATAGGATCAGCATGAACCAACTCGAATAAGTGCTATGACAAACATAATCAGTGAGTTTTTGTAAGTAAAATCGAAGCCATCTGCCCAAGAGATAGTGAGCTTACATTTGATCTTGAAGGCAGGCCTAACAAGATCAATGATTTCGTTTTCAGATGTGTTGCCAGTCAGGACCAGAAGTTTCAACATCACCATTGAGGGCCTTATGGCATTCAGATATGAAGTGTTCCAGCTGATTGGGTTGGCATCAACGTCAAACAGGTTAGTTTCATTTGATTTACAGATTTCCCCTGTTCAAACAGAACCATGACAGTTATTCCCGCATGAAAACTACTAttgttttttaaaaaaaaaatggaTGGACAGTCTCAGTATAAGAAGTAGCAGGTAGAAAAACAAATGCACATATGAAACATTCATATAACCATTATTACACCTTAAAAGAAGCCGGTAATTAACATGATGTTCTCGACAATAATCCTCATGGAAAGCTGCTAAAATTAGATCTGACGTCTTTAAGCGGTAAGGACTTCCTTGTAGACAATGTTTTTCATGGTACTTACCAAGTCATCTCTTTTTCGCTTCTTGGTATTATTGGTCTGGTCGCTGCCATTGGCTTTGCCTTTGCCTAATGGGCCATTGACGATCTCCTTGCCCTTGTCCTTTTTTTTTACGACGAGGATCTTAATGTTTATCTTTGCGGTAGCTCTAGACAAGGCGACGTACAGCTGACCATGGGAGAATACGGGTTCTGGTAGGTAAACACCGACAGTAGGGATGGTCTGCCCTTGCGCCTTGTTGATCGTCATGCCAAAGCTGAGTCTGATCGGAAATTGCTTCCTTTTAAATTTAAATGGGAACATTTCGTCGTCGGACGGGCAGAGAGGTATCCGAGGAAGGAACACCCTGTTGCCAGCGTGTTGTCcaagcacgatctcagcatcgatAGCGTTCTTCTGGAACCCCCGAACGACAAGCCTCGTGCCGTTACACAGTCCGTTCGCTGGATCAATGTTCCTGAGGAGTATAACGGGACAATTAATCTTCAACTTAAGCTCGTGGGGGGGCAGCCCATTAGGAGTTAGCGAGTGTAGGAACTCTTGAGCGTAGTAGCCATGCGGATCATCCTCTGCACTGTCAAAGCTGTGGTATATCTTCTCCTTGCCATTAAAACGTTTTATCATGATCTTGTTTATACCGTCGACATAGTCATTTTTGGTTGAGAGGATCGCTCTAGAAGTCATGTAGTTTGGATCATCCATGTTATCGCTTAAAGAAGGAAATACATGCTCGATCAGCTTCTCTAGGTCGTCCTTATCCATGTCCGTAGATGGTATACATATATCCTCTGGGAGCCGTATGTTACCTTCCATGTCAGCTTCCTCGGTGCCATTCCCTACCCTCAGCAAGTAATCTGCGAACCATTTGTCGCTATGGGCCCTCATGTTGGTGACGAGCGGCAGCTGATGCATGCCCTTCCAGAGGTATGAACTCCGCAGGGCCGCGTCTATTATCTCCGCCCGTGACCCCTTCCTTACGACAGGCAACACCTGCCTAAAATCTCCACCAAAAACGATAGTCTTTCCGCCGAATGGTAGGTCCCGTCGCCCCATTATGTCACGCATGCTGTTGTCCAATGCCTCAACTGCCTGCCGCTTCGTCATGGTGGCCTCATCCCATAAGATGAGCGACGCCATCCTTAAGAGCTTGGCTGTCCCGCTTTGCTTTGTGAAGTTACACGATGACCCATCTTCGAGGTTCAGTGGGATCTTGAACCTTGAGTGGGCGGTTCGGCCTCCAGGCATAATGGAAGCGGCAACGCCAGACGTCGCTGTTGCGATAGCAATCTTCTTCTGGCCTCGGACCTTGGCAAGGAGCGCCCTATACAAAAAGGTCTTCCCCGTGCCTCCTGGGCCATCGACAAAGAAGACACCTCCTTCAGCGCTGTCAACCGCTGACAATATCTTGGCATAGGCACACCTTTGCTCAGGATTTAGAGAGGACTCAAGATTCTCGTCCCTGGAATCAACCTCGATATTTCTCTCTTCGATGATCTCTCTGGCCTCGCCTCCTGTGGTGTCATATGTCTCGTCTATATCGGGAAGATCAAACATCTTTATGTCTTTGCCCATGGATTGCAACATGCCACTAATGTCAAGCAACACCTTCTGCTCTACTATGTTTGGGCTCGTGTGATGTCGCCGGAAGTCATCAGACATTGCCTCTTTGTGCCTATCCCACAAACCTCGCACATCACCAGGCTCGCAGAATACCAAGATTGTTGCGAAGAGCCTCCTCAGCGAAGCTGGCATCGCAAACTGTTCTGACTCGGTGAGACAATGGTCGAGCGTGTTATCTGCATCTATGAGACCTCTCATCTCAGCGGCTTGGCGAAAGCTGCCACACAAGACACCATCGACGGTCTTCAGATCATCGAAGGACGTCGATCCTGGTACGTGGTTTAGCAGCACCCTCAGGAAGTATCGATCCCCCTCGGCTGGATGGGCTGACACAACTCGACCAACTTGATGACGTTCTTGCCTTGGCTTCCAATACTTTGACGTTTGCCAtgtgaagcttccgggaaaatccCTGTACAAAATATGTCGAGCCCACGGGTGATTATTGTTAGCCACAAAATACTCTGTGAGCATTGAACTCTCTGCCTTATCCCGTGCGAGAACATCAGTCAGATTTTCTCCTGCTTTGAAAGTAACTCTGTGCATATATGGGAGATGAAGCGGCAGCTGTAGGACCGATGGTGAGTTATCACAGAGCTTGAAGCCAAATATCCTCCACATGGCCTCTGGTGGAGTAACCCACCGTGCGTCAACATATCTTTTGATCTCATCTATGTTACCGTCATTGTCGGGCTGGTCGATGTTGAACGAAGTCCGATCGTGGCCCTTGTATATGTACTTATAAAG
It includes:
- the LOC127315434 gene encoding uncharacterized protein → MYIKIEGCRLNWVRDHQKEIRADLYKGIVDSITAGETRASAVGIRTVLPWSFKGGYRDMKKRHMDAMALVQTYGKPDIFLTMTCNPNWQEILDDLYPGQTPQDRPDLVARVFRAKLETMKEMLLKNHILGVVKAHVYVVEFQKRGLPHAHFLLIMDSTYKLVVPEQYDQVISAELPDKNKYPDLYAMVVKHMMHGPCGVLKPNNVCMQDGVCKCRYPRAFNETTVQGKDSYPVYRRRKDGRHAKVRGQILDNRWVVPYNPYLLRMFNCHINVEVCSSIKAVKYLYKYIYKGHDRTSFNIDQPDNDGNIDEIKRYVDARWVTPPEAMWRIFGFKLCDNSPSVLQLPLHLPYMHRVTFKAGENLTDVLARDKAESSMLTEYFVANNNHPWARHILYRDFPGSFTWQTSKYWKPRQERHQVGRVVSAHPAEGDRYFLRVLLNHVPGSTSFDDLKTVDGVLCGSFRQAAEMRGLIDADNTLDHCLTESEQFAMPASLRRLFATILVFCEPGDVRGLWDRHKEAMSDDFRRHHTSPNIVEQKVLLDISGMLQSMGKDIKMFDLPDIDETYDTTGGEAREIIEERNIEVDSRDENLESSLNPEQRCAYAKILSAVDSAEGGVFFVDGPGGTGKTFLYRALLAKVRGQKKIAIATATSGVAASIMPGGRTAHSRFKIPLNLEDGSSCNFTKQSGTAKLLRMASLILWDEATMTKRQAVEALDNSMRDIMGRRDLPFGGKTIVFGGDFRQVLPVVRKGSRAEIIDAALRSSYLWKGMHQLPLVTNMRAHSDKWFADYLLRVGNGTEEADMEGNIRLPEDICIPSTDMDKDDLEKLIEHVFPSLSDNMDDPNYMTSRAILSTKNDYVDGINKIMIKRFNGKEKIYHSFDSAEDDPHGYYAQEFLHSLTPNGLPPHELKLKINCPVILLRNIDPANGLCNGTRLVVRGFQKNAIDAEIVLGQHAGNRVFLPRIPLCPSDDEMFPFKFKRKQFPIRLSFGMTINKAQGQTIPTVGVYLPEPVFSHGQLYVALSRATAKINIKILVVKKKDKGKEIVNGPLGKGKANGSDQTNNTKKRKRDDLVSTMKNIVYKEVLTA